One genomic region from Carassius auratus strain Wakin unplaced genomic scaffold, ASM336829v1 scaf_tig00020146, whole genome shotgun sequence encodes:
- the LOC113076358 gene encoding immunoglobulin superfamily member 3: MIMIYLIILFISTIVCSSNAEVVQEDHLKIVQAGEDVNLTCTFSKLLQATTAWFKQTADRKNIQIVSLYLKQQPSWNEDFDKTNRFNVIKGDDHFNLTILKTKPSDSATYYCVVASYYTVEMGAGARLLVKDAAVDKHLTLQQSLIDTLHTGDSVSLQCNIFTESCAGEHSVYWFRQSLGESQGVLYTEGERNGLCENRTGSQTQRCVYNLFKSNVSHSDAGIYYCAVAACGEILFGKGTELNFRVCSSNAEVVQEDHLKIVQAGEDLNLTCTFSKLLQATTAWFKQTADRKNIQIVSLYLKQQPSWNEDFDKTNRFNVIKGDDHFNLTILKTKLSDSATYYCVVSSHYTVEMGAGARLLVKDAAVDRHLTLQQSSIDTLHPGDSVSLQCNIFTESCAGEHSVYWFRQSLGESQGVLYTEGERNGQCENRTGSQTQSCVYNLFKSNISHSDAGIYYCAVAACGEILFGKGTELNFSGNMKMKCLNEDTLNYAAISFGQKPLNSRRAKAKTSQDQSLQAPDLTHPPPSQDGSSGLFENVNKGPIHCLGHLVATASLTPLSLLLMLQYWIYVQVLRWTYKRHSLSPSNTSLSPNPHHVGS; the protein is encoded by the exons ATGATCatgatatatttaattattttgttcatCTCAACAATAG TCTGCTCCTCTAATGCAGAAGTTGTTCAGGAGGATCATTTAAAAATAGTTCAAGCCGGAGAAGATGTGAACCTCACTTGCACCTTTTCAAAGCTTCTGCAAGCGACAACAGCATGGTTTAAACAGACAGCTGATAGAAAAAACATACAGAttgtatctttatatttaaaacaacaacccAGTTGGAATGAGGACTTTGATAAAACAAATCgttttaatgttattaaaggAGATGATCATTTTAATCTGACTATTTTAAAGACAAAACCTTCAGACTCAGCAACATATTACTGTGTAGTCGCATCATATTACACCGTTGAAATGGGTGCAGGAGCCAGATTACTTGTCAAAG ATGCAGCTGTGGACAAACACCTAACTCTTCAGCAGTCTTTAATAGACACACTTCATACTGGGGATTCTGTGAGTTTACAGTGCAACATCTTCACTGAGAGCTGTGCAGGAGAACACAGTGTCTACTGGTTCAGGCAAAGCTTGGGAGAGTCTCAAGGAGTCCTTTacacagaaggagagagaaatggTCTGTGTGAGAACAGGACTGGATCTCAAACACAGAGATGTGTCTACAATCTCTTCAAGAGCAACGTCAGTCACTCTGATGCTGGGATTTACTACTGCGCTGTGGCCGCGTGTGGAGAGATACTGTTTGGAAAAGGAACTGAACTAAATTTTAGAG TCTGCTCCTCTAATGCAGAAGTTGTTCAGGAGGATCATTTAAAAATAGTTCAAGCCGGAGAAGATTTGAACCTCACTTGCACCTTTTCAAAGCTTCTGCAAGCGACAACAGCATGGTTTAAACAGACAGCTGATAGAAAAAACATACAGAttgtatctttatatttaaaacaacaacccAGTTGGAATGAGGACTTTGATAAAACAAATCgttttaatgttattaaaggAGATGATCATTTTAATCTGACTATTTTAAAGACAAAACTTTCAGACTCTGCAACATATTACTGTGTAGTCTCATCACATTACACCGTTGAAATGGGTGCAGGAGCCAGATTACTTGTCAAAG ATGCAGCTGTGGACAGACACCTAACTCTTCAGCAGTCTTCAATAGACACACTTCATCCTGGGGATTCTGTGAGTTTGCAGTGCAACATCTTCACTGAGAGCTGTGCAGGAGAACACAGTGTCTACTGGTTCAGGCAAAGCTTGGGAGAGTCTCAAGGAGTCCTTTACACTGAAGGAGAGAGAAATGGTCAGTGCGAGAACAGGACTGGGTCTCAAACACAGAGCTGTGTCTACAATCTCTTCAAGAGCAACATCAGTCACTCTGATGCTGGGATTTACTACTGCGCTGTGGCCGCGTGTGGAGAGATACTTTTTGGAAAAGGAACTGAACTAAATTTTAGCGGTAATATGAAGATGAAATGCCTG aatgaagACACCCTGAATTATGCAGCCATTAGTTTTGGTCAGAAACCTCTGAACAGTAGAAGAGCCAAAGCAAAGACCAGTCAGGACCAGTCTCT ccaagcaccggacctcactcatcctcctccttcgcaaGATGGCAGCAGTGGGCTGTTCGAGAATGTCAATAAAGGCCCTATTCACTGCCTGGGGCATCTGGTGGCCACAGCGTCACTTACACCGCTCAGCCTGTTGCTTATGCTTCAGTACTGGATTTATGTCCAAGTCCTGAGGTGGACGTACAAGCGCCACTCACTGAGTCCAAGTAACACCAGCTTGTCACCAAACCCTCACCAcgtg GGCTCATAG
- the LOC113076363 gene encoding uncharacterized protein LOC113076363 produces the protein MINHYFFLLIYLSKCSSDNADVVTQNHLKIVQAGDSVNFTCIFSKESRTTVAWVKQRAGEKPLLITSSYQALPAVIENDFDKHNRFFVTKDAGSFNLSITNVEESDTATYYYIKYIYKFTFGQGTDLIVKGRHLNMQADHQTAVLDPVHPEDSAVGLQCTVLTQSCAGEHNVYWFRRESGESPPGMIFTQERRNAQCERSSDVNSTAHKCIYSLPKRNLNHSDAGIYYCAVAACGQILFGDARKPDMPGFPTPWITALVLGTLNFLLLIVIIFLGTQLYKQRKKDGTLQAGHLMDEDRDALNYAALSFQQKSSTPRRPREKYTR, from the exons ATGATTAATCATTATTTCTTCCTTTTGATTTACCTTTCTAAAT GCAGCTCAGATAATGCAGACGTCGTGACTCAGAATCATCTGAAGATTGTTCAAGCTGGAGACAGTGTTAACTTCACGTGTATTTTTTCAAAAGAGTCAAGAACTACTGTTGCTTGGGTCAAACAAAGAGCTGGAGAGAAACCCCTTTTAATCACTTCATCATATCAAGCTTTACCTGCCGTTATTGAAAATGACTTTGACAAACATAATCGCTTTTTTGTAACAAAAGATGCTGGCAGTTTTAATCTCAGTATCACAAATGTAGAAGAATCAGACACTGCAACAtactattatattaaatatatatacaagttCACATTTGGGCAAGGCACAGATCTCATTGTTAAAG gCAGACACCTGAACATGCAGGCTGACCATCAGACAGCTGTGCTAGATCCAGTGCATCCAGAAGACTCTGCAGTGGGACTTCAGTGCACTGTCCTCACTCAGAGCTGTGCAGGAGAACACAACGTCTACTGGTTCAGACGTGAATCTGGAGAATCTCCTCCAGGAATGATATTCACTCAGGAGCGCAGGAACGCTCAATGTGAGAGGAGCTCTGATGTGAACTCTACTGCACACAAATGTATCTACAGCCTGCCCAAGAGAAACCTCAATCACTCTGATGCTGGGATTTACTACTGCGCTGTGGCTGCATGTGGACAGATACTGTTTGGAGATGCAAGAAAACCTGACATGCCAG gtTTTCCGACACCTTGGATAACTGCCCTGGTTTTAGGaactttaaactttttattattgattGTGATCATATTTCTGGGTACACAGTTGTACAAGCAGCGAAAAAAAG ATGGGACTCTTCAGGCTGGTCACTTGATG GATGAAGACAGAGATGCTTTGAATTATGCTGCTTTGAGCTTTCAACAAAAGTCCAGCACCCCTAGAAGACCcagagaaaaatatacaagatgA
- the LOC113076361 gene encoding uncharacterized protein LOC113076361: MMPRFSFVCSQLYKMLHFFILVINISKCSSDNADTVAKNHLKIVQVGDSVNLTCNFLKDQRRSTVWVKQRVGEKPLPIVSSYKGLPETFENEFDQHNRYFIVKDEISFNLSITDIEESDTATYYCIQLFFKFTIGDGTDLIVKGRHLNMQSDHQTAVIDPVHPEDSAVGLQCTVLTQSCAGEHNVYWFRRESGESPPGMIFTQERRNAQCERSSDVNSTAHKCIYSLPKRNLNHSDAGIYYCAVAACGQIQFGDARKPDMPEKCFQTHWITAALIVVTLSAVVIIIMSAQLYKYQKKDGMHNTQNSQLAADDADALNYAALSIQQKPSTSRRPRERKSQDNSLYAHVIYQ; encoded by the exons ATGATGCCT AGATTTTCGTTTGTTTGTAGCCAGCTCTACAAAATGCTTCATTTTTTCATCCTAGTAATTAACATTTCAAAGT GCAGCTCAGATAATGCAGACACTGTGGCTAAGAATCATCTGAAGATCGTTCAAGTTGGAGACAGTGTTAACTTAACATGCAATTTTCTGAAAGATCAAAGAAGAAGCACTGTTTGGGTCAAACAAAGAGTTGGAGAGAAACCCCTTCCAATCGTTTCATCATATAAAGGTTTACCTGAgacatttgaaaatgaatttgACCAACATAATCGCTATTTTATTGTAAAAGATGAAATCAGTTTTAATTTGAGCATCACAGACATAGAAGAATCAGACACTGCAACATACTATtgcattcaacttttttttaagtttacaatCGGGGACGGAACTGACCTTATTGTAAAAG GCAGACACCTGAACATGCAGTCTGACCATCAGACAGCTGTGATAGATCCAGTGCATCCAGAAGACTCTGCAGTGGGACTTCAGTGCACTGTCCTCACTCAGAGCTGTGCAGGAGAACACAACGTCTACTGGTTCAGACGTGAATCTGGAGAATCTCCTCCAGGAATGATATTCACTCAGGAGCGCAGGAACGCTCAATGTGAGAGGAGCTCTGATGTGAATTCTACTGCACACAAATGTATCTACAGCCTGCCCAAGAGAAACCTCAATCACTCTGATGCTGGGATTTACTACTGCGCTGTGGCTGCATGTGGACAGATACAGTTTGGAGATGCAAGAAAACCTGACATGCCAG AAAAATGCTTTCAGACACACTGGATTACAGCTGCATTGATTGTAGTAACTTTATCTGCGGTCGTGATTATCATTATGAGTGCACAGTTGTACAAGTACCAGAAAAAAG ATGGGATGCACAACACTCAAAACAGTCAACTTGCG GCTGACGATGCAGATGCTTTGAATTATGCAGCTTTGAGCATTCAACAAAAGCCCTCCACCTCTAGAAGACCCAGAGAAAGAAAATCACAAGACAATTCATTATATGCACATGTGATATATCAATAA